One Tolypothrix bouteillei VB521301 DNA window includes the following coding sequences:
- a CDS encoding sugar transferase — MSTCTSDKTESQSIDVGVFSQYNSVEFPHQPVHPSATSIIKRLIDILGAIVGLLITAIVAIPVVIATQLDDPGPLFYSQIRCGINGRKFRIWKFRSMIVDADRLKHLVKNEAKGHIFKSTEDPRITKVGKFLRRTSLDELPQFWNVLKGEMSLVGTRPPTPDEVVNYDVHHWQRLQVKPGITGEWQANGRSCITDFETIVSMDLAYQRKWSVMYDLYLIVKTIGAVVNKKGAC; from the coding sequence GTGTCTACTTGTACATCCGATAAAACAGAAAGCCAATCTATTGATGTAGGCGTTTTCAGTCAATATAATTCAGTTGAGTTTCCACACCAACCCGTACACCCCTCCGCTACAAGTATCATCAAGCGGTTAATTGATATTTTAGGAGCTATTGTGGGGTTGTTGATTACAGCTATAGTAGCAATCCCCGTAGTCATAGCTACCCAGTTAGACGATCCAGGTCCCCTCTTCTACAGTCAAATACGTTGTGGTATTAATGGACGTAAATTCCGTATTTGGAAGTTCCGTTCCATGATAGTGGATGCAGATCGGCTTAAGCACTTGGTAAAAAACGAAGCCAAGGGTCACATATTTAAATCAACTGAAGATCCTAGAATTACAAAAGTAGGCAAATTTTTAAGACGCACAAGCTTAGACGAATTACCTCAATTTTGGAACGTCCTCAAAGGAGAGATGAGCTTAGTAGGGACTCGTCCACCGACTCCCGATGAAGTTGTCAACTATGATGTCCACCACTGGCAAAGATTGCAAGTGAAACCAGGGATTACAGGAGAATGGCAAGCCAATGGTCGTTCCTGTATTACCGACTTTGAGACTATAGTCAGCATGGATCTTGCCTACCAGCGCAAGTGGTCGGTGATGTACGATCTGTATCTGATTGTGAAAACAATTGGAGCAGTCGTGAACAAGAAAGGTGCCTGTTGA